In one window of Prevotella sp. E13-17 DNA:
- a CDS encoding AAA family ATPase, with amino-acid sequence MKCEHCQTDNRSSAKYCKRCGQPLVVQNALDKLVGLDEVKAQLKTIVDTYSFLRTRKDIAGVRLSVNAIIIGETGTGKTMLASTICDYFCQHKIIQSPKLTMVDAVDFQRFVDHWDENIQKAQGGILFFDNVQKLLPDKYSNQVNPLDKLFVEMDHWNDDPIVMMAGLPKGLDDFLESNPAVKNRFKYTFRLPTPGYQDLCEIARQELRVKYGIGVFSVEAEKQLTRFFKYQIKIKDDTFGNAHVAMKTAEDIFTSFISRGAQAACVDRDDIKGYVPEDRSLEDILHDMDSFIGMDEVKQTVREIAYSVQNNMQRVERGIGLQDKMSMHIVLTGNPGTGKTTIARKLGEILASIGYLDSGHVVEVDRSKMVSQYQGETPKVVNQLCDKAMGGILFVDEAYTLAPVSQSGERDNQGAQALETLMKRMEDDRGKFVVIAAGYRTEMENLFRVNPGLRSRFTYFLNIEDYTPEELFSILSVFAHDKQYIFNTEAEELTRKVITDMYQQRDKDFANGRTMRSLFDQICKRQAKRLQTGDIITMTNEELITICKEDIPYEAPKEVDYTECLKKFDGMVGLDAVKQEIANLASYLNLQVKRGEANTFQGKHYVFTGNPGTGKTTVARIMADVFRSLGILTRGQLVEADRSKLVAGYSGQTAIKTNQLIDSAIGGVLFIDEAYTLKSSDGDSFGSEAIDTLLKRLEDDRGKFICIVAGYTDQMHDFIDSNPGLKSRFTQTIHFDDYKPEELTQIFAHLAAEKQFTIDDETQGAIQRMFEQLYLRRDKNFGNAREARRLFNEAVEKQSQRLVQQMNLPGFQEADMFKLTIADLPMTQSRAARPLDELLNELDMFIGMRSVKDNIRRLAVQSMFVKQRAAMGAGKVQQMAMNFVLTGNPGTGKTSIARKMGEILQAMDILSTSNVVEASRATLVGKYMGETPKIVNAMCDKAMGGILFIDEAYTLSDQNDQYGKEAIDTLMKRMEDDRGKFVVIAAGYKNKMDEFLMMNAGLASRFTHRLHIDDYTNDELLEIFKKMAEKDQYILSPAAEFKALDLISRMVMSKDETFGNAREMRNLLDETIQQLSMRVSQLPPEQISKETYQLILPEDIKER; translated from the coding sequence ATGAAGTGCGAACATTGTCAGACCGATAATAGAAGCAGCGCCAAGTACTGTAAGCGCTGCGGACAGCCGCTTGTGGTGCAGAATGCGCTCGACAAGCTGGTAGGACTTGACGAGGTGAAAGCTCAGCTGAAGACGATTGTTGACACTTACTCTTTCTTGCGTACGCGCAAAGATATTGCAGGGGTGCGCCTGTCTGTCAATGCTATTATCATCGGCGAAACCGGCACGGGCAAGACCATGCTGGCCAGTACCATTTGTGACTACTTCTGCCAGCATAAGATCATACAGTCACCAAAACTGACAATGGTAGATGCTGTCGATTTCCAGCGTTTTGTGGACCATTGGGATGAGAACATTCAAAAGGCACAGGGTGGTATTCTGTTCTTCGATAACGTGCAGAAATTGTTGCCCGACAAATATTCAAACCAAGTGAACCCGCTCGACAAACTGTTTGTCGAGATGGACCATTGGAACGATGATCCCATTGTGATGATGGCTGGTCTGCCCAAGGGGCTGGACGACTTCTTGGAGAGCAACCCTGCCGTGAAGAACCGCTTCAAATACACGTTCAGACTGCCAACACCAGGCTATCAGGACTTGTGCGAGATTGCCCGTCAGGAGCTGCGCGTGAAGTATGGTATCGGTGTGTTCTCGGTCGAGGCCGAGAAGCAACTCACTCGTTTTTTTAAATATCAGATTAAGATTAAGGATGACACCTTCGGCAATGCGCATGTAGCCATGAAGACGGCCGAAGACATCTTCACATCGTTTATCAGTCGCGGTGCACAGGCTGCCTGCGTTGATCGCGATGATATCAAGGGCTACGTGCCCGAAGACCGTTCGCTGGAAGACATCCTGCACGACATGGATTCGTTTATCGGCATGGACGAGGTGAAACAGACCGTCAGAGAGATAGCCTATTCCGTACAGAACAATATGCAGCGCGTGGAGCGTGGTATAGGACTGCAAGACAAGATGTCGATGCACATCGTGCTGACGGGCAACCCCGGTACGGGAAAGACAACCATCGCCCGCAAGTTGGGCGAGATATTGGCCTCTATCGGCTATCTCGACTCGGGGCATGTGGTCGAGGTGGACCGTTCGAAGATGGTGTCGCAGTATCAGGGCGAGACGCCAAAGGTGGTCAACCAGCTCTGCGACAAAGCCATGGGAGGCATTCTGTTTGTGGACGAGGCCTACACGCTGGCACCAGTGAGTCAGTCGGGCGAGCGCGATAATCAGGGCGCGCAGGCATTAGAGACACTGATGAAGCGCATGGAGGACGACCGCGGCAAGTTTGTGGTCATCGCTGCCGGCTATCGCACGGAGATGGAAAACCTGTTCCGCGTGAACCCCGGTTTGCGCAGCCGCTTCACCTACTTCCTCAACATTGAGGACTATACCCCCGAGGAGCTGTTCAGCATCCTGTCTGTCTTTGCTCACGACAAGCAGTACATCTTTAATACTGAGGCCGAGGAGCTGACTCGCAAGGTCATCACCGACATGTATCAGCAGCGCGACAAGGACTTTGCCAATGGTCGCACGATGCGCTCGCTCTTCGATCAGATATGTAAGCGTCAGGCCAAGCGACTGCAGACGGGCGACATCATCACCATGACAAACGAAGAACTGATCACCATCTGTAAGGAGGATATCCCATACGAGGCACCTAAGGAGGTTGACTACACTGAGTGCCTGAAGAAGTTCGATGGCATGGTAGGTCTTGACGCCGTCAAGCAGGAGATTGCCAACCTGGCCTCCTACTTGAACCTGCAGGTGAAGCGTGGCGAAGCCAACACCTTCCAAGGCAAACACTATGTCTTCACGGGTAATCCTGGCACGGGCAAGACCACGGTGGCTCGCATCATGGCCGATGTGTTCCGTTCGCTGGGCATTCTCACCCGCGGACAGTTGGTTGAGGCCGACCGCTCGAAGTTGGTGGCTGGCTATAGTGGTCAGACGGCCATCAAGACCAATCAGTTAATCGATTCGGCCATCGGCGGTGTGCTGTTCATTGATGAGGCCTATACGCTGAAGTCGTCAGACGGCGACTCATTCGGTTCAGAGGCTATCGACACCCTGCTGAAGCGACTGGAGGACGATCGCGGCAAGTTTATATGTATCGTGGCTGGCTATACCGACCAGATGCACGACTTTATTGATTCCAACCCCGGTCTGAAGAGCCGCTTCACACAGACCATACACTTCGATGACTATAAGCCCGAGGAACTGACACAGATATTTGCACATCTGGCCGCCGAGAAACAGTTCACCATCGATGACGAGACGCAGGGAGCCATTCAGCGCATGTTCGAACAGCTATACTTGCGACGCGACAAGAACTTTGGCAATGCCCGTGAGGCACGCCGCCTGTTCAACGAGGCCGTGGAGAAACAGAGTCAGCGATTGGTGCAGCAGATGAACTTGCCAGGATTCCAAGAGGCAGACATGTTCAAGTTGACCATTGCCGATCTGCCGATGACGCAGAGTCGCGCAGCCCGTCCACTCGACGAGCTGCTCAACGAGTTGGACATGTTTATCGGTATGCGTTCGGTTAAGGACAACATCCGTCGACTGGCCGTGCAGAGCATGTTCGTGAAACAGCGTGCCGCCATGGGGGCTGGTAAGGTGCAGCAGATGGCTATGAACTTCGTGCTGACGGGTAACCCCGGTACGGGTAAGACCTCGATAGCCCGTAAGATGGGTGAGATACTGCAGGCCATGGACATCCTCAGCACCTCGAATGTGGTTGAGGCCAGTCGTGCTACGCTGGTGGGCAAGTACATGGGCGAGACCCCCAAGATTGTCAATGCCATGTGCGACAAGGCCATGGGCGGTATCCTCTTCATCGACGAGGCCTACACGCTGAGCGACCAAAACGATCAGTATGGCAAAGAGGCCATTGACACGCTGATGAAGCGCATGGAGGACGACCGTGGCAAGTTTGTGGTCATCGCCGCTGGTTATAAGAACAAGATGGATGAGTTCCTGATGATGAACGCTGGACTGGCCAGCCGTTTCACGCATCGTCTGCACATCGATGACTATACGAACGACGAGCTGCTTGAAATCTTCAAGAAGATGGCCGAGAAAGACCAGTACATTCTGTCGCCGGCAGCCGAGTTTAAAGCGCTGGACCTCATCAGTCGCATGGTGATGTCGAAAGACGAGACCTTTGGCAATGCACGCGAGATGCGCAATCTGCTCGACGAAACCATCCAACAGTTGTCTATGCGCGTTTCGCAGCTGCCGCCTGAGCAAATCTCAAAGGAAACATATCAGTTAATTTTACCTGAAGATATTAAAGAAAGATGA
- a CDS encoding FHA domain-containing protein, with product MIICPNCKEEIDDDSHYCDQCGQPLAYCERCGRVGMGRRCTACGGLMISADEYQRRIANNGIFTSSTSISYMSMSIPSNNGIGARPYASPPAGMSAHPVAGIPQMVLFNDSLNIRIIAEDGAIIGRREGPYSQLLKQQKYVSGIHAQLRYKAGMGWCVADRNSSNGTKLNDHQLQPDVEMSLKNDDILTIANVNLRVKIY from the coding sequence ATGATTATTTGCCCAAATTGCAAAGAAGAAATAGACGACGACTCACACTACTGTGACCAGTGTGGACAGCCTTTAGCTTACTGCGAGCGTTGCGGCAGAGTGGGGATGGGACGCCGTTGTACGGCCTGTGGCGGACTGATGATTTCTGCCGACGAGTATCAGCGCCGTATAGCGAATAACGGTATCTTCACGTCGTCAACCTCTATCAGCTACATGTCGATGTCGATACCGTCTAACAATGGCATTGGAGCACGTCCGTATGCTTCGCCTCCAGCAGGCATGTCGGCACACCCTGTGGCTGGCATACCTCAGATGGTGCTCTTCAATGATTCGCTGAACATACGTATCATTGCAGAGGATGGGGCCATCATAGGTCGTCGAGAGGGGCCCTATTCACAGCTTTTGAAGCAACAAAAGTATGTGTCGGGCATTCATGCACAGTTGCGCTACAAGGCGGGCATGGGATGGTGTGTGGCCGACCGCAACTCTTCTAACGGAACAAAGTTGAACGACCATCAGCTTCAGCCCGATGTCGAAATGTCTTTGAAGAACGATGACATCCTGACCATTGCGAATGTGAACTTACGAGTAAAAATTTATTAA
- a CDS encoding PP2C family serine/threonine-protein phosphatase: protein MRHLFITAASHTGCVRNKNEDMVLVGDWCSRNAKVRKVISLDTTDRYLCSVADGMGGYSGGDIASNEVLKNLQFFFSDIPTGLNDDELRKLFDNWLSSVSIVVSSMGLSNKECADMGTTLVAFAYYQGQYYWINCGDSRLYLLHDGHLKQLTTDHTLDSAQHSGYVTNCIGGGNKHSYIDMANFTELFHDGDTLLLCSDGLSEMVNEESITQLLMDGFDADALCMAAEDAGGIDNVSAVVIRTQDL from the coding sequence ATGAGACATTTGTTTATTACAGCTGCCAGTCATACAGGCTGTGTCAGAAACAAGAATGAGGATATGGTTCTTGTTGGCGATTGGTGTTCGCGCAATGCCAAAGTGAGAAAAGTAATCAGCCTCGACACGACAGATCGTTACCTATGTTCTGTCGCCGACGGAATGGGTGGTTATAGTGGTGGCGATATCGCAAGCAATGAGGTTCTGAAGAACCTGCAGTTCTTTTTTAGCGATATTCCTACGGGACTTAATGATGACGAGTTGCGTAAGCTCTTCGACAATTGGTTGAGCAGTGTCTCCATCGTTGTCAGTTCGATGGGCCTTTCCAACAAGGAGTGTGCCGACATGGGCACCACGCTGGTGGCTTTTGCCTACTATCAAGGTCAGTATTATTGGATCAACTGTGGCGACAGCCGTCTCTATCTGCTCCACGATGGACATCTGAAGCAGCTGACCACAGACCACACGCTCGACTCTGCTCAGCACTCGGGCTATGTGACCAACTGCATTGGTGGCGGCAATAAGCACAGCTACATCGACATGGCCAACTTTACAGAGCTTTTTCACGATGGTGACACCCTGCTGCTTTGCAGCGATGGACTCTCTGAGATGGTCAACGAAGAGAGCATTACCCAGTTGCTCATGGACGGCTTCGATGCCGATGCACTTTGCATGGCAGCCGAAGATGCCGGCGGTATAGACAATGTCTCGGCCGTTGTCATCAGAACACAAGATTTATAA
- the metA gene encoding homoserine O-succinyltransferase, whose protein sequence is MPLKLPDRLPAIDLLKQENIFVMDNSRAHAQDIRPLRIVILNLMPLKITTETDLIRLLSNTPLQIEVNFMKLRSHTPKNTPIEHMMMFYRDFELLRHEKFDGMIITGAPVEGMPFEEVGYWDEITDIFNWARTHVTSTLYICWAAQAGLYHYYGVPKYSLPKKMFGIFEQHILAPYLPIFRGFDDVFMMPHSRHTEVLQSDIQQHQELQVVATSEDSGVSIVMARNGREFFITGHMEYAPETLDNEYKRDLGVRDDVDMPRNYYRHNDPSQAPLVTWRAHANLFYNNWINYYVYQETPYDINQIK, encoded by the coding sequence ATGCCTCTTAAATTACCAGATAGACTTCCTGCTATAGACCTACTTAAGCAGGAGAATATTTTTGTGATGGATAATTCGAGGGCACATGCACAGGACATCCGTCCGTTGCGCATTGTCATACTGAACTTGATGCCCTTGAAAATAACGACAGAGACCGACTTGATTCGTTTGCTGTCAAACACTCCCTTGCAGATTGAAGTCAACTTTATGAAGCTGCGCAGTCATACGCCTAAGAACACCCCCATTGAACACATGATGATGTTCTATCGCGACTTCGAACTGCTGCGCCACGAGAAGTTTGATGGCATGATCATCACCGGTGCGCCGGTAGAGGGCATGCCCTTCGAGGAAGTGGGCTACTGGGACGAAATCACCGACATCTTCAATTGGGCGCGCACGCACGTGACGAGTACCTTATATATCTGTTGGGCAGCTCAGGCAGGTCTTTACCACTACTATGGCGTGCCAAAGTATTCGTTGCCCAAAAAGATGTTTGGCATCTTCGAACAGCACATCCTGGCACCTTATCTGCCCATCTTCCGCGGTTTCGACGATGTGTTCATGATGCCTCACAGTCGCCACACCGAAGTTCTTCAGTCTGACATTCAGCAACACCAGGAACTGCAAGTGGTGGCCACGTCGGAAGACAGTGGCGTCAGCATTGTCATGGCGCGTAATGGCCGCGAGTTCTTCATCACAGGTCACATGGAATATGCACCCGAAACGCTCGACAACGAGTACAAGCGTGATCTGGGTGTGCGAGATGATGTGGATATGCCTCGCAACTATTATCGCCACAACGATCCCTCACAGGCTCCTTTGGTGACTTGGCGCGCACATGCCAATCTGTTTTATAACAACTGGATCAATTACTACGTCTATCAGGAGACGCCCTACGATATCAATCAGATTAAATAA
- a CDS encoding U32 family peptidase, whose protein sequence is MRALELLAPAKNLEYGKAAIDHGADAVYIGANRFGARVAAGNSVEDIAELCRYAHLFGAKVYVTVNTIVYDQELDDTRRLLHELEHARVDAILVQDMAVLQMMHDDAVRVAVHASTQTDNRTVEKVRWLSNLGFRRVVLARESSLRDIENIHQALPDTELEVFVHGALCVSFSGLCYASQYCFDRSANRGACAQFCRMKFDLIDANGVEWEHQRHLLSLKDMNQLTNLEALADAGATSFKIEGRLKDLSYVKNVTAAYSEALNQLVAHHPDRYQRASKGRCSYTFRPDLNRTFNRGYTTYFLGDKRQPVWSPNTPKALGEYVGKVKELRGGSFNVASVAAFANGDGLCFLNDQRELEGFRVNRAEGNRLFPLKMPRGLKPGVGLYRSNDQQMERLLAKPSAERKIPVVMQLQAVDGGFSLTVAEVVTGKEGDFSWTADKVTATIKAEHQEAQKPQRDNIVRQLEKLGGTPYECVEVMLADDFNYFIPSSLLADLRRQSVALLQQQSERTGSAAPLAPLPVQTPPSYERSYCYNVSNTMARSFYEQRGVKPEPAFEVRQPADAQLMQCRHCIRFSMGYCVKHGGVRPEWREPLRLRLADGRKFRLEFDCKQCQMNVYADA, encoded by the coding sequence ATGAGAGCGCTCGAACTATTGGCTCCAGCCAAGAATCTGGAATACGGAAAAGCCGCCATCGACCATGGCGCCGATGCCGTGTATATCGGAGCTAACCGTTTTGGTGCGCGTGTGGCTGCCGGCAATAGTGTGGAAGACATTGCCGAGCTTTGTCGTTATGCCCACTTGTTTGGTGCCAAGGTCTATGTCACGGTCAACACTATCGTTTACGACCAGGAGCTCGACGACACCCGCCGTTTGCTCCATGAGCTTGAACATGCTCGCGTCGATGCCATCCTGGTGCAGGATATGGCAGTGCTTCAGATGATGCACGACGATGCTGTCAGGGTGGCGGTGCATGCCTCTACCCAGACCGACAACCGGACGGTGGAGAAAGTGCGCTGGCTCAGCAACCTGGGTTTCAGGCGTGTAGTGCTGGCACGCGAGTCATCGCTGCGCGACATTGAGAACATCCATCAGGCTCTGCCCGACACCGAACTGGAGGTATTCGTCCATGGTGCCCTGTGCGTCAGCTTCTCGGGGTTGTGCTATGCATCGCAATACTGCTTTGACCGCAGTGCCAATCGTGGTGCTTGTGCACAGTTCTGCCGCATGAAGTTCGACTTGATCGATGCCAATGGGGTGGAGTGGGAGCACCAGCGCCACCTGCTGTCGTTGAAAGACATGAACCAGCTGACCAACCTCGAGGCGCTGGCCGATGCCGGTGCCACGTCGTTCAAGATCGAAGGCCGGCTGAAAGATCTGTCATATGTTAAGAATGTGACGGCGGCTTATAGCGAGGCGCTCAACCAACTGGTGGCGCACCATCCCGACCGTTATCAGCGCGCCTCAAAGGGACGTTGCTCCTATACCTTCCGTCCCGACTTGAACCGCACGTTCAATCGTGGCTACACCACCTATTTTCTCGGCGACAAACGTCAGCCAGTGTGGTCGCCCAATACACCTAAAGCACTGGGTGAATATGTGGGAAAGGTGAAGGAACTGCGCGGCGGCTCGTTCAATGTGGCCAGCGTTGCTGCCTTTGCCAATGGCGACGGTCTCTGTTTTCTCAATGACCAACGCGAACTCGAAGGCTTTCGCGTGAACCGTGCTGAGGGCAACCGCCTGTTTCCGCTCAAGATGCCGCGTGGTTTGAAACCCGGTGTCGGGCTCTATCGCAGCAACGACCAGCAGATGGAACGCCTGTTGGCTAAGCCCAGTGCTGAGCGTAAGATTCCTGTGGTCATGCAGCTACAGGCTGTTGATGGTGGCTTCTCACTGACGGTTGCCGAAGTGGTGACAGGCAAGGAGGGTGACTTCTCATGGACTGCCGACAAAGTGACGGCTACAATCAAAGCCGAACATCAAGAGGCACAAAAGCCACAGCGTGATAACATCGTCCGACAATTGGAGAAGTTGGGAGGCACACCCTACGAGTGTGTCGAAGTGATGCTGGCAGACGACTTCAACTATTTCATTCCCAGCAGCCTGTTGGCCGACCTGCGTCGTCAGTCGGTAGCACTGCTCCAGCAGCAGAGTGAGCGCACAGGAAGCGCTGCCCCGCTGGCTCCGCTGCCCGTACAGACACCACCGTCCTACGAGCGCAGCTACTGCTATAATGTGTCCAACACCATGGCGCGATCGTTCTACGAGCAGCGTGGCGTCAAGCCTGAGCCCGCCTTCGAGGTCCGTCAGCCTGCCGATGCCCAGTTGATGCAGTGTCGTCATTGCATCCGTTTCTCGATGGGCTACTGCGTCAAGCATGGCGGTGTGCGTCCTGAGTGGCGCGAGCCCCTCAGACTTCGCTTGGCCGATGGTCGCAAGTTCCGGTTGGAGTTCGATTGTAAACAGTGTCAAATGAATGTGTATGCCGATGCGTAA
- a CDS encoding zinc ribbon domain-containing protein, with protein sequence MVASCYRQEVETPDAWELTDDQLDSISFYTTHHYTRNYNFFVKADSVLLINQQPSEYLSGMLVDTFAVMRGDRLVVADIMTMPSDTIDSVWVQVARDQLTMGWTHESELLKGVEPDNPISQFIDSFSDTHLLIFMAFLSLVTAMFIIRHLYRKRARLVHFNDIGSFYPTALALMVASSAVFYSTIQLVDPDSWRHYYYHPTLNPFAVPLHLGLFLASVWAMLLVGLAALDDIRRHLSTSEAFFYCLGLAGVCAIDYVLFSISTLYYVGYPLLVAYYIYAIRGYVHTSRAKYFCGRCGAGLQEKGFCPHCGALNT encoded by the coding sequence ATGGTCGCTAGTTGCTATCGTCAGGAGGTAGAAACCCCCGATGCCTGGGAGCTGACTGACGATCAGTTGGATTCCATATCCTTCTACACCACGCATCACTACACGCGCAACTACAACTTCTTTGTGAAGGCCGACTCCGTACTGCTCATCAATCAGCAACCATCTGAATATCTGAGTGGTATGCTGGTAGATACCTTTGCCGTGATGAGAGGCGACCGCCTGGTGGTGGCCGACATCATGACCATGCCTTCCGACACGATCGACTCGGTCTGGGTGCAGGTAGCACGCGACCAGCTGACCATGGGGTGGACCCATGAGAGCGAGTTGCTGAAGGGCGTTGAGCCCGACAACCCCATCTCGCAGTTCATCGACTCTTTCTCTGACACTCACCTGCTTATCTTCATGGCATTTCTCTCTTTGGTGACTGCCATGTTCATCATCCGCCACCTCTATCGCAAGCGGGCCCGTCTGGTGCACTTCAACGACATTGGCTCGTTCTATCCCACAGCCCTGGCATTGATGGTGGCCTCGTCGGCCGTGTTCTATAGCACCATACAGCTGGTTGACCCCGACTCGTGGCGTCACTACTACTATCATCCCACGCTCAACCCCTTTGCCGTGCCTCTTCACCTGGGACTTTTCCTGGCATCGGTGTGGGCAATGCTGCTTGTTGGGTTGGCTGCACTCGACGACATCCGCAGGCATCTGTCCACCTCTGAGGCCTTCTTCTACTGTCTCGGCCTGGCTGGTGTCTGTGCCATCGATTATGTGTTGTTCAGTATCTCCACCTTATATTATGTGGGTTATCCGCTGCTGGTGGCCTACTACATCTATGCCATCAGGGGCTACGTCCACACCAGCAGGGCCAAGTATTTCTGCGGCCGATGTGGTGCCGGACTGCAGGAGAAAGGCTTCTGTCCGCATTGTGGCGCACTGAACACTTGA
- a CDS encoding TonB-dependent receptor, producing the protein MIRLFLSGLALVTVANVMGNNVITTPEEMNDTSRVVDLDEVVVVSQPKDVFRLRQQPTHSTLFSETELKHINATDLANLSAYVPSFTMPVYGSRLTSSVYMRGTGSRMNTAAPSVPIYYDNIPLVSKSAFNTHFYMLDRIDVLHGPQATLYGMNSEGGLVRIFSKNPMNYQGTDVNLGLASGLQRRAEVAHFQRPSECFAYSVAMFYSGQDGFFYNDALHEQNDKMSEAGGRLRLLWHATNRLNFDFTADYQFSDQNGFPYGKYDDGEVLNPATTTMNTYRRNMLNTGLTVNYHANKFLFTATTSYQHLYDKMNMDNDYTPADRISMYQHQRQNAFTEELSLHSKTDSRWQWTLGAFGSYQNLHTDAPVFFGSDMKNSLAAMLQNMLQGIMPPTVPHSFTRMDIPHFYVAGYFKTPKYNVGVFHESNIKLTDRLTATLGLRYEYSRVKLDYQAAGRLNLDYDLTVFGRSNNYSQWLNDTLKSTSATTSSQLLPKVGLTYAIDAKGSNVYALFSKGYRDGGYNIQGFSSIIQPEMMQNGRNIRQGDFNVPHTDAEYDLINKAVAYEPETSWNYEAGAHLNLFDGKLHADITGYFMQVKNLQLTKMEGAYGFGRMVVNAGKSQNIGAELSLRGSAVDDHLAWAASYSFTHATFSDYTDQVTAADGTVSLLDYKDNKVPYIPVHMFAAMADYRFDILNDEVLRSVTLGVNVAGQGKTYWDDANTTAQKLYATLGAHVALDMGCVNVNFWGRNITDTRYLTFVSDISQDNSGNFYGQRGLPFQLGIDVSLRF; encoded by the coding sequence ATGATTAGATTGTTTTTATCAGGACTTGCCCTCGTGACTGTCGCAAATGTCATGGGCAACAATGTGATAACCACACCCGAGGAGATGAACGACACATCGCGTGTCGTTGATCTTGACGAGGTGGTTGTCGTGTCACAACCGAAAGATGTGTTCCGTCTGCGCCAGCAACCCACTCATAGCACGCTCTTCAGCGAGACAGAACTGAAGCACATCAACGCCACCGACCTGGCCAATCTCTCGGCCTACGTACCCTCGTTCACCATGCCTGTCTATGGCTCGCGCCTCACCTCGTCGGTCTATATGCGTGGCACGGGCTCACGCATGAACACGGCAGCACCTTCGGTACCCATCTACTATGATAACATCCCCTTGGTGTCCAAGTCGGCATTCAATACCCATTTCTATATGCTCGACCGCATTGATGTGCTCCATGGTCCTCAGGCCACACTCTATGGCATGAACTCTGAAGGCGGACTGGTGCGCATCTTCTCTAAGAACCCTATGAACTACCAGGGCACCGATGTCAATCTAGGACTGGCCTCTGGGCTGCAGCGCCGGGCAGAGGTGGCTCACTTTCAGCGTCCGTCAGAGTGTTTTGCCTACTCGGTGGCCATGTTCTACAGTGGTCAGGATGGCTTCTTTTATAACGATGCCCTGCACGAGCAAAACGATAAGATGAGCGAAGCCGGTGGGCGCTTGCGTCTGCTGTGGCATGCCACCAACCGCCTCAATTTCGACTTCACAGCTGACTATCAATTCTCTGATCAGAATGGCTTCCCCTATGGCAAGTATGACGATGGCGAGGTGCTGAACCCTGCCACTACGACGATGAACACCTATCGTCGCAATATGTTGAACACTGGTCTCACAGTGAACTACCATGCCAACAAGTTTCTGTTCACTGCTACCACCAGCTATCAGCACCTCTACGACAAGATGAACATGGACAACGACTACACACCAGCCGACCGCATCAGCATGTATCAGCATCAGCGTCAGAATGCATTCACCGAGGAACTCAGCCTGCACAGCAAGACCGACAGTCGATGGCAGTGGACACTGGGCGCCTTTGGCAGTTATCAGAACTTGCATACAGATGCGCCTGTGTTCTTTGGCTCTGACATGAAAAACTCGCTGGCGGCCATGTTGCAGAACATGCTTCAGGGCATCATGCCACCAACGGTGCCGCATTCGTTCACACGTATGGATATTCCTCACTTCTATGTGGCTGGCTATTTCAAGACGCCAAAGTATAATGTGGGCGTCTTCCACGAGTCCAATATCAAGCTCACCGACCGCCTCACAGCCACTTTGGGCCTGCGCTATGAGTATAGTAGGGTGAAACTCGACTACCAGGCTGCCGGACGACTGAACCTCGACTACGACCTCACCGTCTTCGGACGTTCCAATAACTACAGCCAGTGGCTCAATGACACCCTGAAGAGTACATCCGCCACCACCTCCAGTCAGCTGTTGCCCAAGGTGGGACTGACCTATGCCATCGATGCCAAAGGCAGCAATGTCTATGCCTTGTTCAGCAAGGGTTATCGCGATGGCGGCTACAACATACAGGGCTTCTCGTCGATTATCCAGCCCGAGATGATGCAGAACGGGCGCAACATTCGTCAGGGCGACTTCAATGTGCCTCACACCGATGCCGAGTATGACCTGATCAACAAGGCCGTGGCCTACGAGCCAGAGACGTCGTGGAACTACGAGGCAGGTGCTCACCTAAACCTCTTCGATGGTAAGTTGCATGCCGACATCACGGGCTACTTCATGCAGGTCAAGAATCTGCAGCTCACCAAGATGGAGGGCGCCTATGGCTTCGGTCGCATGGTGGTCAATGCAGGTAAAAGTCAGAACATCGGTGCCGAGCTGTCGCTGCGCGGCAGTGCTGTCGATGACCACCTTGCATGGGCGGCTTCCTACAGTTTTACACATGCCACATTCAGTGACTACACCGACCAGGTCACAGCTGCTGATGGCACTGTCAGCCTGCTCGACTACAAAGACAACAAGGTGCCCTATATCCCCGTGCACATGTTTGCAGCCATGGCCGACTATCGCTTCGACATTCTCAACGACGAAGTGCTGAGGTCTGTCACACTCGGTGTCAATGTGGCTGGTCAGGGCAAGACCTATTGGGACGATGCCAACACCACAGCACAGAAGTTGTATGCCACCCTGGGCGCTCATGTGGCTCTCGATATGGGCTGCGTCAACGTGAACTTTTGGGGGCGCAACATCACTGATACGCGCTACCTCACCTTCGTGAGTGACATCAGTCAGGACAATTCAGGCAATTTCTACGGACAGCGCGGCCTGCCGTTTCAGTTGGGCATAGATGTCAGCTTGAGGTTCTAG